The following are from one region of the Cloacibacterium normanense genome:
- a CDS encoding glycosyltransferase family 2 protein, with translation MKKITIITPTYNRAKTLPKVFESLLHQSFKDFLWIILDDGSTDNTSTVVENFQLLNPFFEIIYKKDKNRHKFLTVLEGVKMVKTPYFMVVDSDDAYPEDALENLISEVEKIENQDDYISVMGLSADENGKIVGDKYPNNGFDGSIFEMRYKYKVRGDKFGIFITKTYQREISGKDFSQYEGKGYIPQSVIFNDYDARGIKTRFVNKIVRFYLKDDDDEASVSNTRWSGKNLFGLTEGHLSFLNSYGNQLFFYPKALLRNLIGYQTYALKSGRKISSIFTKIKNPWIKFLGIITLPFSIIYQKLK, from the coding sequence ATGAAAAAAATTACCATTATCACGCCCACTTACAATCGGGCAAAAACGCTCCCGAAAGTTTTTGAATCTCTTCTTCATCAGAGTTTCAAAGATTTTCTTTGGATTATTTTAGATGATGGTTCCACGGATAATACTTCCACAGTGGTAGAAAATTTCCAATTGCTGAATCCTTTTTTTGAAATTATTTATAAAAAAGATAAAAACCGCCATAAATTTTTAACGGTTTTGGAAGGCGTAAAAATGGTGAAAACACCTTATTTTATGGTGGTAGATTCTGATGATGCATATCCAGAAGACGCTTTAGAAAATTTAATTTCAGAAGTTGAAAAAATAGAAAATCAAGACGATTATATTTCTGTGATGGGACTTTCTGCTGATGAAAACGGCAAAATTGTTGGTGATAAATATCCAAATAATGGTTTTGATGGAAGCATTTTCGAGATGCGCTACAAATACAAAGTTAGAGGAGATAAATTTGGGATTTTTATTACCAAAACCTATCAAAGAGAAATTTCCGGCAAAGATTTTAGTCAATACGAAGGCAAAGGTTATATTCCGCAAAGTGTGATTTTCAATGATTATGATGCTAGAGGAATTAAGACCAGATTTGTGAATAAAATAGTGCGATTTTACCTAAAAGATGATGACGATGAAGCTTCTGTTTCCAATACAAGATGGAGCGGAAAAAATCTTTTTGGATTGACAGAAGGTCATCTTTCATTTCTCAATTCATACGGAAATCAATTGTTTTTTTATCCCAAAGCATTGCTTAGAAACTTAATTGGTTACCAAACCTATGCTTTAAAAAGTGGAAGAAAAATTTCTTCTATATTTACAAAAATTAAAAATCCTTGGATAAAATTTTTAGGAATTATAACACTCCCTTTTTCAATAATTTATCAAAAATTAAAATAA
- a CDS encoding glycosyltransferase family A protein gives MVNIFIKSFNRPFYLDRCLQSIESFVEGDFCVKVLDDGTPEIYLSKIKEKHPKIEIIKSENYQNKVAAIAENLQFGKEIDGFTIPTNLWYRTAKNASEYFMMIEDDVWFTHKINVNDLQEICKKNQISLLKLGWLGNKKDDEFVEISEITEEILRVEPKNLLLFPEFFNDLFFYNKFKLFTILYKLGIVDNATKQKYWALNSILMGFWQKEYWLHIWKNAKGKVDEKQQLRNASNYYRKHQDNPNFIAKLEKEALKTTFQSSATNSYHKYGDDFDVNYFNHLINQAWLNGSFDEMQNFPKDFSLEYFEKFLNEKIDKTAFRNWVLKFKNQYKNLGCEVE, from the coding sequence ATGGTAAATATCTTCATCAAATCCTTTAACCGTCCGTTTTACTTAGACCGCTGTTTGCAAAGCATAGAAAGCTTTGTAGAAGGGGATTTTTGCGTAAAAGTGCTTGATGATGGAACCCCAGAAATCTATCTTTCTAAAATCAAAGAAAAGCACCCAAAAATAGAAATTATAAAATCTGAAAATTATCAAAATAAAGTTGCAGCAATTGCAGAAAACTTACAATTTGGAAAAGAAATTGACGGCTTCACTATTCCTACCAATTTATGGTACAGAACTGCAAAAAACGCTTCGGAATACTTTATGATGATAGAAGATGACGTTTGGTTTACTCATAAAATTAACGTGAATGATTTACAAGAAATTTGTAAAAAAAATCAAATTTCACTGCTAAAGTTAGGTTGGCTAGGCAACAAAAAGGATGATGAATTTGTAGAAATTTCAGAAATAACAGAAGAAATTCTTCGAGTGGAACCGAAAAACTTACTCCTTTTTCCAGAATTTTTTAACGATTTATTCTTTTATAATAAATTCAAGTTATTTACCATTCTTTACAAATTAGGAATCGTAGATAATGCCACCAAACAAAAATATTGGGCGCTCAATTCTATTTTGATGGGATTTTGGCAAAAAGAATATTGGCTACACATTTGGAAAAACGCCAAAGGAAAAGTAGACGAAAAACAACAACTCAGAAATGCTTCTAATTACTACCGAAAACATCAAGACAATCCTAATTTTATTGCAAAATTAGAAAAAGAAGCACTGAAAACCACTTTCCAATCCTCGGCAACCAATTCTTACCATAAATACGGTGATGATTTTGATGTGAATTACTTTAATCATCTCATTAATCAGGCTTGGCTCAATGGTAGTTTTGATGAAATGCAAAATTTCCCCAAAGATTTTTCTTTAGAATATTTTGAGAAATTTTTAAACGAAAAAATAGATAAAACAGCATTTAGAAATTGGGTGCTAAAATTTAAAAATCAGTACAAAAATTTAGGCTGTGAAGTAGAATAA
- a CDS encoding glycosyltransferase family 2 protein, translating into MNPPLVSVIMSVYNAEKFLHSAIESITNQTFTDFEFIIIEDCSTDKTLEILREFKEKDNRIKIIQKEKNEGPKGFIKNLNVGLNMAQGKYVARMDADDISLPERFQKQVIFLENNPEISMVGAQIDFINEKNEIIGEKIGALEHEEIVNKITSQIQLFHPVIMFRNHQNIKYREKFIYCEDYDLYLNLITQGKKLANINEKLLHYRILESSISRKGDNFVKKLMVEKALYFYKLRKENGQDLYETFNNEEVLEINNFEFKHKIEELFFALETAIKLNKKEKIVLLIRKIKKYYPKEKIPFKYVLFSSVPLSFFRVLKKLFSW; encoded by the coding sequence ATGAATCCTCCTCTAGTTTCTGTAATAATGTCTGTTTACAATGCGGAAAAGTTTTTACACAGTGCCATAGAATCTATAACAAATCAGACTTTTACTGATTTTGAGTTTATCATTATTGAAGACTGTTCTACTGATAAAACCTTAGAAATTTTAAGAGAATTCAAAGAGAAAGACAACAGAATAAAAATCATACAAAAAGAGAAAAATGAAGGTCCAAAAGGTTTTATAAAAAACTTAAATGTAGGCTTAAATATGGCACAAGGAAAATACGTTGCAAGAATGGATGCAGATGATATTTCTTTGCCTGAAAGATTCCAAAAACAAGTCATTTTTTTAGAAAACAATCCTGAAATATCTATGGTTGGAGCTCAGATTGATTTTATAAACGAAAAAAATGAAATCATCGGAGAAAAAATAGGTGCACTAGAACATGAAGAAATCGTAAATAAAATAACTTCTCAAATTCAACTTTTTCACCCAGTCATCATGTTTAGAAATCATCAAAACATAAAATATAGAGAAAAATTCATCTATTGTGAAGATTACGACCTTTATCTCAATTTAATTACCCAAGGAAAAAAACTCGCAAACATAAATGAAAAGCTCCTCCATTATAGAATTTTAGAAAGTTCTATTTCTAGAAAAGGAGATAATTTTGTAAAAAAGTTAATGGTAGAGAAAGCACTTTACTTTTATAAATTAAGAAAAGAAAACGGACAAGATTTATACGAAACCTTCAACAATGAAGAAGTATTAGAGATTAACAACTTCGAATTTAAACACAAAATAGAGGAATTATTTTTCGCATTAGAAACAGCCATTAAACTCAATAAAAAAGAAAAAATAGTTCTTCTCATAAGAAAAATCAAAAAATATTATCCCAAAGAAAAGATTCCTTTCAAGTACGTGTTGTTTTCTAGTGTTCCACTGTCATTTTTCAGAGTTTTAAAAAAACTATTTTCATGGTAA
- a CDS encoding acyltransferase yields MKSLLIKLYNLQKKLISEDQRKKFFKNKKSSVNSSFKLGINNYIDISENAEITIEEGVTINESNNIALKKNGQFIIGKNTYITRATIACYEKIEIGENCILGEGMKIFDHNHQYTTEPFSVSKTEFNTAPVKLGNNVWTGANCIILKGVTIGDNVILGAGCVIHKDIPANSIVINKQELVIKPL; encoded by the coding sequence ATGAAATCTTTACTGATTAAACTCTATAATCTCCAAAAAAAATTAATTTCTGAAGACCAGAGAAAAAAATTCTTTAAAAACAAAAAAAGTAGCGTTAATTCTTCTTTTAAATTAGGCATTAACAATTATATAGACATTTCTGAAAACGCAGAAATTACCATAGAAGAAGGAGTAACCATCAATGAATCTAATAATATTGCCCTCAAGAAAAATGGTCAGTTCATCATCGGAAAAAACACCTATATTACAAGAGCTACCATTGCGTGCTATGAAAAAATAGAAATTGGCGAAAATTGTATTTTAGGGGAAGGAATGAAAATTTTCGACCATAATCATCAATATACTACCGAACCTTTCTCTGTATCTAAAACAGAATTTAATACCGCTCCTGTAAAACTCGGAAATAACGTTTGGACTGGTGCTAATTGCATCATTTTAAAAGGAGTAACAATAGGCGACAATGTAATTCTAGGAGCGGGCTGTGTAATCCACAAAGATATTCCTGCTAATTCTATCGTGATTAATAAACAAGAATTGGTAATAAAACCGCTATAA
- a CDS encoding glycosyltransferase, with protein sequence MENQKKIKVLFRLRSLEMGGVPRVVLDLLRNLPKDKFDFTLMLNLYQGELVTEIPKDIKLIVVEKGREQMSKNPFIQKFQLGLRRLKLEIFDKFPSILYALKVKEDFDIEVSPGYAEFEMVLNSPNKKSRKIGWFHTDVSYDTDQNRVMKRINLMKKFDWMIFGAAQTRQVIEDLYGVSYPKSSVIYNVIKLPEVRKKAEEFQADFEIRPTFISIGRLHHRKGYAELMRVHKRLLDENLMHSIAVIGGGNEMENLKNQAKELGVEKTFLLLDSQKNPWPYVKAADYFVLPSKSESYPLTIGEVMGLHKPIISTNVGGIPEMIDDAKDGILVNFDENEIFEAMKRFLIEPELVKKITEGTLNADEKFDEKKIYQQVTEVFEQQYKKLIK encoded by the coding sequence ATGGAGAATCAAAAAAAAATAAAAGTTCTTTTTAGGCTTCGCTCATTAGAAATGGGCGGAGTTCCTAGAGTAGTTCTTGATTTATTGAGAAATTTACCTAAGGATAAATTTGATTTTACATTGATGCTCAATTTGTATCAAGGCGAATTGGTTACAGAAATTCCGAAAGACATTAAACTCATCGTGGTAGAAAAAGGCCGTGAACAAATGTCGAAAAATCCTTTTATCCAAAAATTTCAACTCGGATTAAGAAGACTAAAACTAGAAATTTTCGATAAATTCCCCTCCATTTTATATGCTTTAAAAGTAAAGGAAGATTTTGACATAGAAGTTTCGCCAGGTTATGCGGAATTTGAAATGGTGCTGAATTCTCCCAACAAAAAATCTAGAAAAATCGGTTGGTTTCACACAGATGTAAGTTATGACACAGACCAAAACAGAGTCATGAAACGCATCAATTTGATGAAAAAATTCGACTGGATGATTTTTGGCGCTGCGCAAACCAGACAAGTGATAGAAGATTTATACGGTGTTTCTTACCCAAAAAGTTCTGTGATTTACAACGTGATAAAACTCCCAGAAGTAAGAAAAAAAGCAGAAGAATTTCAAGCAGATTTTGAGATAAGACCTACTTTTATTTCCATAGGAAGATTGCATCATAGAAAAGGTTATGCCGAACTGATGCGTGTTCATAAAAGACTTTTAGACGAAAATTTGATGCATTCTATCGCTGTAATTGGTGGCGGAAACGAGATGGAAAATTTGAAAAATCAAGCAAAAGAATTGGGCGTAGAAAAAACGTTTCTGCTTCTAGATTCTCAAAAAAATCCTTGGCCTTATGTAAAAGCGGCTGATTATTTTGTACTTCCTTCAAAATCTGAAAGTTACCCTTTAACGATTGGCGAAGTAATGGGATTGCATAAACCAATCATTTCTACCAATGTAGGCGGAATTCCAGAAATGATAGATGATGCAAAAGACGGAATTTTAGTTAACTTTGATGAAAATGAAATTTTCGAAGCCATGAAAAGGTTTCTTATCGAACCCGAATTGGTCAAAAAAATCACCGAAGGAACTCTAAATGCTGATGAAAAATTTGATGAAAAGAAAATCTATCAACAAGTCACCGAAGTTTTTGAACAACAATATAAAAAATTAATAAAATAA